A window of Pullulanibacillus sp. KACC 23026 genomic DNA:
TTAAAATGAAAAAGAAATGAGAGTCGCCAAAGTTGGCAACTCTCATTTCTTTTAGACGTCTGATTTAGGAGCCAACTCAAAAACCGACCCCTTAAGAGGAATCGGCTGGTTTTAGGTTTTGGATTAATTTGAAGCACTGCTCGCGGAAGAGGTGCTGTCATCAGAAGCATTACTGCTATCAGAAGAACTGCTGTCAGAGGAATTCCCTCCATAGTTGGACATATCTAGCGTACCGTCTAATTCATCTTGGATCATTTGGCCCACTTTCTGTTTTTCTGCATCTGAAACGACTACATAGTCAAGGTTATTAATACGTTCGGGTGTCGCATAGACCTCATGAGTGTAGACGGTATCACGGCATTGTCGATAACTGACTGCCATGGATTTCATTTCATCAAAGGTCGCATTGGTTTTCACATTATCGCCGACCGCTTGGAGGATTTTATCCAAGTTAGTCAGGATTGTCGGACCAGCTGCTTTTTTAAGAATACCTTCAATGACAAGGCGCTGTCTAAGGTTTCGGCCAAAGTCTCCTTGAGGATCAAGGTGACGCATGCGGGCAAATCCAAGTGCGGCTCCACCATGAAGGGTAATGATCCCTTTTTTATAATGGTATCCCTTTTTATAATAGCCCTCGTCGTACCAATCGATTGGGTTATTGACGGTAATGCCGCCTACAGCATCGACTAGTTCTTTAAGCCCATTAAAGTTAATTTTGGCGACATAATCAATATTAATGCCTAGAAGGTTTTGAACAGTTGCAACGGACATGTCCACGCCGCCATAAGCATAGGCTGCATTAATCTTGTCATAATAATCGCC
This region includes:
- a CDS encoding LCP family protein, whose translation is MDTRTGRKNGDPKKRRRRILTWVSVIVLLLIIGIGGYLVHAYTAIKDTAKEMHIDVKTTKTNNTTTTKSTEPSPTITKKPINILLLGVDERPNDPGRSDTIIVATLNPQTKSMLLTSIPRDTRALIVGKGNGDYYDKINAAYAYGGVDMSVATVQNLLGINIDYVAKINFNGLKELVDAVGGITVNNPIDWYDEGYYKKGYHYKKGIITLHGGAALGFARMRHLDPQGDFGRNLRQRLVIEGILKKAAGPTILTNLDKILQAVGDNVKTNATFDEMKSMAVSYRQCRDTVYTHEVYATPERINNLDYVVVSDAEKQKVGQMIQDELDGTLDMSNYGGNSSDSSSSDSSNASDDSTSSASSASN